The stretch of DNA GTAAGCGGAGATTTTTATCGCGGCGAGGAATTAAGTACCCCCTACTGGGTTAAACACCTTAGAGGCACAGTCAGGTTCTTAGCAGGCATTGAAACACTATATAGGGACGGTTACCGGGTGTTTTTGGAGTTGGGCCCTGGAACAGTGCTTCTTGGCATGGGCAGAAGGTGTGTTGATGATAAAGCAACTGCATGGCTTCCATCCTTAAGAGCGAGTCAGAATGACTGGCGGCAAATACTAAAATCCCTCGGAGGACTATACGTCTGCGGAATGGATATAAACTGGAGAGATTTTAACGCTCCCTACGGCTATAAGAAAGTTACAACGCTGCCAACATATCCATTTGCGCGCAAACGATATGAAATAGACAGATCTACAGCCTCTAAGGTAAAAGAGCTAAAGTGGAAATCTCCCGGTATAAAAATGATGCTTCCCATGAGCACGGAGATTCGGTTTGAGTCAGTCTTTAGTGCCGTAGTTCCGTCTTATATCCCCGACCATCGTATATTCGGCAAACTAATAGTTGCCGGAGCGTCTCACATCTCTATGGTGATACAGGCTGCAAAAGAGGTCTTTGGCAGCGGACACTGTAAGCTTGAGGATTTTGTTTTTCAGCAGCCAGTTGTAGTTCCGGAGGACGGCACGCTAAATCTCCAACTTATCCTTACTCCGTTACAGAAAGATGTTTACACGTTTCAGTTGGTAAGCGCCTCAAGTAGTGACATTGGTAACGAGTCATGGAGCACACATATAACCGGTAAACTTGAAAAATCAAGCTCTGAGGCTCTTAGCTCACATGAGGTGATGCAGATTGATAAAACAATTAAAGGCTGGCAGGAAATTAATATAGAAGAATTTTACGAGGAAATAAATAAATCCGGTCATCACCTTGGAGCGTCTTTTCTTTGGAATAAACACATTTGGCATCATAAGAAAGAAGCCTTTAATAAAATGCAGTGTCCTCAGTTTGACGGCAATGCTTATGAATATCTCCTTTACCCAGGGCTCATAGATTCCTGTGTGCACTTTTTTTGTGTGAATGGCCCTGAGGCGGTATTTGGTAAAGAAACGGCAGATACCTTAAAGCATGAGTACATCTACATACCTTTTTCCATAGAATGCGTGGACTTTTATCAGCCGCCAACTTCAGGGCATACACTATGGTGTCATACAATATTTAATGATAATGAAAAATCCATTAAAAGCATAACCGGTGATATCACACTCATTGATGAAACCGGACAAGTGATAGCGCAATTTACAGGGTTTACTGCAAGACAGTTTAGCCGTGCCTCTATTGCTTTAGATGAGTCACATGAGGATTTTCTTTACGAGACAGATTGGGAAAGAAAAGAGATTGAGCAAAATTCTGAGTTACCGGCAATTGACGGTACATGGGCGATATTTACTGACAGAGAAGAGGTTGGAACGCTCCTGTCATCCCTGCTTAAAGAAAACGGTTTAAATAGTATCACTGTAAGACCCGGCACTGCATACAGAGAGCTTTCCAACAGTGGAGGCTATGAGATAAACCCTCAGTCTGCGAGCGATTTTGAGAAGTTCTTTTCCACAATCGAAAAACTCTCCGGTGTTGTTTACCTATGGAGTGCCGGAGTGGTTGATACAAAAGACGAGCAGGGCAATATTGGAGTTATTACACTACTTCATACAGTACAAGCACTTGTAAAACATGGCAACGCAAAGCTTATGATCATAACCCGCGGAGTGTGGCCTGTTTTGGAAGATAAAGACACCAGCACAGGTTTTTGGCATTCGCCGGTGTGGGGTTTTGGGCGGGTAATGTTTCTTGAACACCCGGAACTTACCGGCAAACTGGTGGATTTAGCAGCAATTACCGGACAAGACGAAAATCTGTTTCTTTACAATGAACTGTTTTATGGCGGAAAAGAACAACAAACTGCTATGAGAGATGGCATCAGATACGTTTGCCGCCTTAAGAGACGTAAGGCTAAAAGTGCCGGCAGAGCGTCAGCATCTGAAAACACGGCACTAAGGCTAACTGAGTACGGCAGGCTGGATAAACTGGAGTTAAAGCCTGTTGGAAGAGAAAATCCCTCTGAACACGAGGTGGAGATAGAGGTAAAGGCAGCAGGGCTAAATTTCCGTGATGTTCTGAACGCTCTCGGAATGCTCAGAGAGTACACCGGCAATAAGGCAGCAGAGGATGTAACGTTAGGCTTTGAATGCTGTGGAGTTGTCAGCCGTATCGGTACAGGTGTAAAAGACATAAAACCCGGCGATTCTGTTATAGCAGCGCCGGTAAACGGAGCATTTTCAACCTACACTATAGCCTCATCATCGTTTACAATGCTAATGCCTGAAAACATTTCATATGAGGAGGCTGCCACTATACCAACATATCTAACCGCATGGTATGGCCTGATAGAGCTAAGCGGGCTCAAAACTGGCGACAGCATACTGATTCATGCAGCGGCAGGGGGAGTGGGGCTTGCTGCTGTAAACATTGCAAAGATGGTTGGAGCGGATATTTATGCTACTGCAAGCCGTGGCAAATGGGATTTTTTAAGGGCACAGGGCGTTAATCACATAATGGATTCCCGGAGCCTTGATTTTTCCGATGAGATAATAGCTCTCACTCAAGGACGTGGCGTCAGTGTCGTATTAAACAGCCTTAACGGCGAATACATCCCTAAAAGCCTTAGGGTGCTTTCAAATGGTGGACGTTTCATTGAAATTGGCAAAATTGGCATATGGACTGAGGAGGATGTAAAACGTCTCCGGCCAGATGTGTCATACTATACATTCGACATGGGCGAAGTATCGCAAAAAAAACCATCCGCTGTAAGAGACATGTTACAGCAAATTTCATCTCATGTCAGCTCAGGAGAGCTAAACCCCCTGTTTCATAAGGTGTTTCCGATTACCGATGCTGTGTCGGCATTCAGATATATGGCGGCAGCAAAACACACCGGAAAAGTGGTAATTGACACATCAGCAAAAACAGGATTTATACGAAATGATGCAACGTATTTGATTACAGGCGGACTGGGCGCTCTGGGACTTGAACTATCAAGCTGGCTTGTAGAAAGGGGAGTGCGTCACATAGTGCTGACAGGCAGACGTGTGCCAGGTGAGAAGGCACGTGAAAAAATCTCCCGTCTTGAAGCACAAGGAGCCATTGTTGTGGTAATTTCAGCCGATGTCTCCTCTATGGATGATGTTGAGCGGCTTTTTAGTGCCATAGCTAAGACGATGCCGCCTCTACGCGGGATAATACACGCCGCCGGAGTGTTGGATGACAGTATGATTTTAAATCAGAGTGTAGAGAAATTCCAAAAAGTGATGGCTCCAAAAGTTTCCGGCACATGGAACCTGCACCTGAAAACGCTTGATAAGAATCTCGACTTTTTTGTTTGTTTTTCATCGGTTGCTGCCCTGATTGGGTCAAAGGGCCAGAGCAATTACGCTTCTGCCAATGCCTTTATGGATGCACTGATGCGGTACAGGAGAGGCTTAGGGCTTAACGGCCTAAGCATTAACTGGGGAGCGTGGGGCGATGTTGGCATGGCCTCACGTCTTGGAGAGACTGAAAAGGCGCGGTTAGAGCGGCAAGGAATAGGGAGCATTCCACTTAAAGAGGGCCTAACGGCACTTGAAACTTTCATTACTGAAAATGTTGTCAATGTCTCAGTGTTGCCAATAGACTGGGGCAAATACGAAACTCATGTGTATGCAGGGGAGATGCCGCCATTTTTTGACTCTGTAAGAAAGGTGAGTAAAGAAGTGAAGCCAACCGTAAATGTTTTAAGTTTTTCGGATGAACTTATCAAACTGCCAACGGATCAGCACTTAAAGCAGATAACCGCCTACGTAAGACAACAGGTATCGGCAGTGCTGGCACTGGAGTCATCGCAGGAGATAGGTTTGAGGGAGCGGCTTTTTGATGCAGGCATTGATTCTCTGATGGCCATAGAGCTAAAGAATCGTCTTGAAGCGGGCTTTAAACGCACTCTTTCAGCAACCCTGGTGTTTGATTATCCCACAGTTGAGGCTCTTGCAAAGTATCTGTATGATAGTTTCTCCGCTGTACCGGATAAACCAATTATAAAACCAGAAGAACAGCAGCCTGATGAGCTATCCTCCGACCTGTCTGATGACGACATAGCGCGGCAATTGGCAGAGGAACTTCAAGACATTGACAATAAAAAGCGCTGATAAAACAGTCTAAGAACTAATCGTAGTCGGTCAGTTTAATTTTGGGCTTACCGATTTGGACAATACCAATTACACTTTTATTCTTACCTTTTAGGTTATAATTTTATATAACTTATGACAAATTTGATTTTTCGATAGAATAAATGTATCGGGAGGTGAGTATTGAAGCTTGATGAATTAAAGATGAAATATCCCGTAGGATTTGAAAAAGCAGTTCATATCACTAAGGATGAATTGGAACAGCAGATTCGTTTAATGGCGGCACTTAAGATGTTTGAACTCGGAAAGATATCATCCGGCAGGGCTGCGGAACTTGCTGGTATGTCACGTGTTGAGTTTTTTGAGGCTTGTGGCAGATATCGTGTAAGTGTTTTTAATTATTCCAATGAGGAGATTGGAGATGAGCTGAAAAATGAACTTGATACTATAGAAAAAATTTTCAAACTATGAAAGTGATTTCAAATACAGGACCCATTATTGCACTGGCAAAGATAGATAGATTATCACTTATTAAAAGACTATTTGAGAAGGTCTTTATACCACCTATGGTCTATAAGGAGTTATGCGCAAAAACTGGAGACGAATGGGAGTCAATTGAAGAGGCTTTAGATGACTTTATTGTAGTTAAAGAGCTTCCCTTGGTAGATGAATCAGTCAGACTAACTCTCGCCGATCTTGATGAAGGTGAAAAACAAGCTGTAGGTCTTGCCTCCGTAATAAATGATGAAAAAATACTGCTTATGGATGACAGAGCGGGAAGAAAGGCTGCTCAAAAACTAAATATAACAGTGACAGGAATTGTGGGTATACTACTTGCTGCAAAAAAAAGAGGACTAATACACAAGGTGTCGGAGATTCTTGAGGCTGTCAGAGAAAACGGATATTGGCTTTCAAATAAGGTAATTGAGGTAGCTGCAAAACTCTCTGGTGAATAGATAAAAAAGAGCTTTTTTTTCGAGGGCAGGGCAATCTCATCTTTAATAAGTTCAATACGAACATATTTTTGCATTTCACTATAACTATCGTAAATATGATACCTATCTTCATTTTTATATATTTTCCAAAATGCAATACACTATCTTTTCTGGAGAAATCATAAGAACTTATGTTACAGTGGGGTAAAAAAAGGAAAGGTGGAGGGAGTTTCAGAGGAGATTCTCTTCCCTGAAACCCCTTCCACCTGTTTGGAGGATTG from Nitrospirota bacterium encodes:
- a CDS encoding SDR family NAD(P)-dependent oxidoreductase: MTDLSKRIQGMSPVKLAFAAEQMASKYEILNAEPIAIIGIGCRFPGKANNPKSYWTLLKSATEVRTEVPASRWDINEYYASDPDAPGKMYCRYGGFLDNVYDTDAHFFGISPREAVTIDPQHRLLLEVAWEALEHAGIPAEKLYGTPVGAFIGVSTFEYAAVKIGLNDPAKIDAYYSTGGYLSMCAGRLSYTFGFTGPCMSIDTACSSSLVAVHLASQSLRRRECSLALAGGVNLLLSPELSISFSKARMLSPEGRCKTFDAGADGYVRGEGCGVVVLKRLSDALSDGDNVLALIRGSAVNQDGPSGGLTVPSGPAQERIIRKALSDSGVEPAEVSYIEAHGTGTSLGDPIEVGALGAVFKNVKTKSDPLLIGSVKTNFGHLEAASGVAGLIKVVLSMQHGKIPPHLHFKTPSPHIDWAALPIEVVSGGHTWSGRKIAGVSSFGASGTNAHVVLEEAPLHKKTESNLNRPVHILTISAKTDESLTELSNRYKEILQSSDVTISDICYTANVGRNHFAKRRFAIGETADEFINGLSEAQEIQLPDERPKIAFLFTGQGGLSQNMGRSLYESSPVFRDTLTECDRILQKHMDVPLLELMYGGVSTEVLNETRYAQPVLFSLEYSLYKLWQSWGVEPGACLGHSIGEYTAACVSGVFSLEDALMLVALRGQLMWEAPGNGTMAAVFASETLVLEELFSDDVSIAAVNGHDSIVISGLKDSVMETCKRLSERGIKSKELIVSHGFHSRLMEPVLESFAQTADKVVYHRGKIPVVSNVSGDFYRGEELSTPYWVKHLRGTVRFLAGIETLYRDGYRVFLELGPGTVLLGMGRRCVDDKATAWLPSLRASQNDWRQILKSLGGLYVCGMDINWRDFNAPYGYKKVTTLPTYPFARKRYEIDRSTASKVKELKWKSPGIKMMLPMSTEIRFESVFSAVVPSYIPDHRIFGKLIVAGASHISMVIQAAKEVFGSGHCKLEDFVFQQPVVVPEDGTLNLQLILTPLQKDVYTFQLVSASSSDIGNESWSTHITGKLEKSSSEALSSHEVMQIDKTIKGWQEINIEEFYEEINKSGHHLGASFLWNKHIWHHKKEAFNKMQCPQFDGNAYEYLLYPGLIDSCVHFFCVNGPEAVFGKETADTLKHEYIYIPFSIECVDFYQPPTSGHTLWCHTIFNDNEKSIKSITGDITLIDETGQVIAQFTGFTARQFSRASIALDESHEDFLYETDWERKEIEQNSELPAIDGTWAIFTDREEVGTLLSSLLKENGLNSITVRPGTAYRELSNSGGYEINPQSASDFEKFFSTIEKLSGVVYLWSAGVVDTKDEQGNIGVITLLHTVQALVKHGNAKLMIITRGVWPVLEDKDTSTGFWHSPVWGFGRVMFLEHPELTGKLVDLAAITGQDENLFLYNELFYGGKEQQTAMRDGIRYVCRLKRRKAKSAGRASASENTALRLTEYGRLDKLELKPVGRENPSEHEVEIEVKAAGLNFRDVLNALGMLREYTGNKAAEDVTLGFECCGVVSRIGTGVKDIKPGDSVIAAPVNGAFSTYTIASSSFTMLMPENISYEEAATIPTYLTAWYGLIELSGLKTGDSILIHAAAGGVGLAAVNIAKMVGADIYATASRGKWDFLRAQGVNHIMDSRSLDFSDEIIALTQGRGVSVVLNSLNGEYIPKSLRVLSNGGRFIEIGKIGIWTEEDVKRLRPDVSYYTFDMGEVSQKKPSAVRDMLQQISSHVSSGELNPLFHKVFPITDAVSAFRYMAAAKHTGKVVIDTSAKTGFIRNDATYLITGGLGALGLELSSWLVERGVRHIVLTGRRVPGEKAREKISRLEAQGAIVVVISADVSSMDDVERLFSAIAKTMPPLRGIIHAAGVLDDSMILNQSVEKFQKVMAPKVSGTWNLHLKTLDKNLDFFVCFSSVAALIGSKGQSNYASANAFMDALMRYRRGLGLNGLSINWGAWGDVGMASRLGETEKARLERQGIGSIPLKEGLTALETFITENVVNVSVLPIDWGKYETHVYAGEMPPFFDSVRKVSKEVKPTVNVLSFSDELIKLPTDQHLKQITAYVRQQVSAVLALESSQEIGLRERLFDAGIDSLMAIELKNRLEAGFKRTLSATLVFDYPTVEALAKYLYDSFSAVPDKPIIKPEEQQPDELSSDLSDDDIARQLAEELQDIDNKKR
- a CDS encoding UPF0175 family protein, which encodes MKLDELKMKYPVGFEKAVHITKDELEQQIRLMAALKMFELGKISSGRAAELAGMSRVEFFEACGRYRVSVFNYSNEEIGDELKNELDTIEKIFKL
- a CDS encoding DUF3368 domain-containing protein, with translation MKVISNTGPIIALAKIDRLSLIKRLFEKVFIPPMVYKELCAKTGDEWESIEEALDDFIVVKELPLVDESVRLTLADLDEGEKQAVGLASVINDEKILLMDDRAGRKAAQKLNITVTGIVGILLAAKKRGLIHKVSEILEAVRENGYWLSNKVIEVAAKLSGE